One genomic window of Nitrosomonas sp. Is35 includes the following:
- a CDS encoding glycine zipper family protein yields MKLGMTLIAGSIFLGLSACSSTGPVIYPNTHFLSVGKAAAEKDIEACRKMAESAGAKEGGGQLGDVASSTAMGAGVGAASGAAGGAIYGAAGQGSLVGAASGAVAGLLRGILFSPRSSQPSQAYANFVSRCLEEKGYEVTGWQ; encoded by the coding sequence ATGAAATTGGGAATGACGTTGATCGCGGGATCTATCTTTCTGGGTTTATCGGCTTGCTCCAGCACTGGACCTGTTATATATCCCAACACGCATTTTCTATCTGTCGGCAAAGCAGCTGCTGAAAAAGATATTGAAGCTTGCAGAAAAATGGCTGAATCAGCCGGTGCCAAGGAAGGCGGCGGCCAGTTGGGTGATGTGGCTAGCAGCACCGCAATGGGAGCCGGTGTGGGAGCGGCAAGCGGTGCAGCAGGCGGAGCGATATACGGTGCGGCTGGGCAAGGCTCTTTAGTGGGCGCGGCCAGTGGCGCGGTTGCGGGATTATTGCGAGGGATTCTGTTTTCCCCGAGATCCTCACAACCCAGCCAAGCGTATGCCAATTTTGTATCGCGCTGCCTGGAAGAAAAAGGCTATGAAGTGACCGGCTGGCAATAA
- a CDS encoding cytochrome-c peroxidase, with protein MKIFLFLAFIVSSYSYAQSGHDHQGDAKKKDDHHSEMHDDGHHGMGGMMHGGHHKLDKTTLKQFFEPLPASIIDEKKNAALIALGKKLYLDPKLSVNDTISCNSCHQLNNFGVDSQPTSPGHEGKRGGRNSPTTFNAALHIAQFWDGRAKDVEEQALGPILNPIEMGMPSEAAVVDKLKKIDEYKAMFAEAFKDEKDPIQYKNVGKAIGAFERTLITPSRFDDFLKGDENALNDAEKRGLQKFVHMGCANCHNGVAIGGNSYKKIGLVEEYKTSDVGRFAVTGLETDKKVFKVPSLRNITKTAPYFHDGSVKTLDEAIEEMAEHQLGRKVGPGFVEDVKAFLGALTAKDSK; from the coding sequence ATGAAAATATTTTTATTCCTGGCATTCATAGTAAGTTCATACAGTTATGCTCAGAGCGGGCATGATCATCAGGGTGATGCGAAAAAAAAGGACGACCATCATAGCGAAATGCATGATGACGGCCATCACGGAATGGGCGGCATGATGCACGGCGGCCACCACAAACTCGATAAGACCACCTTAAAACAATTTTTCGAACCGCTGCCAGCATCGATTATCGACGAAAAAAAGAATGCTGCTTTAATCGCGTTGGGCAAAAAACTGTATCTCGATCCCAAACTGTCAGTGAATGACACCATTTCCTGTAACTCCTGCCATCAACTGAATAATTTCGGTGTCGACAGCCAACCAACGTCACCGGGTCATGAAGGCAAACGCGGCGGCAGAAATTCTCCCACCACGTTCAATGCCGCTCTGCATATCGCGCAATTCTGGGATGGACGCGCGAAAGACGTTGAAGAGCAGGCGTTGGGACCGATTTTGAATCCGATCGAAATGGGCATGCCGAGTGAAGCGGCGGTGGTCGACAAACTGAAAAAAATCGACGAATACAAAGCCATGTTTGCCGAAGCGTTTAAAGATGAAAAAGATCCGATTCAATACAAAAATGTGGGCAAAGCCATCGGCGCTTTTGAGCGCACGCTGATCACGCCATCGCGCTTTGACGATTTTCTCAAAGGCGATGAAAATGCATTGAATGATGCCGAAAAAAGAGGCTTGCAAAAATTCGTCCATATGGGATGCGCCAATTGTCATAACGGTGTGGCCATCGGCGGCAATTCCTATAAAAAAATCGGTCTTGTCGAAGAATATAAAACATCCGATGTCGGCAGGTTTGCTGTAACCGGACTGGAAACCGACAAGAAAGTGTTTAAAGTGCCCAGCCTGAGAAACATCACCAAAACAGCGCCGTACTTTCATGACGGTTCAGTCAAAACATTGGACGAAGCCATTGAAGAAATGGCGGAACATCAGCTCGGACGGAAAGTGGGTCCTGGTTTTGTCGAGGATGTCAAAGCCTTCCTGGGCGCTTTAACCGCAAAAGATAGCAAATAA
- a CDS encoding EAL domain-containing protein: MSKNILVNKDLSAQIFAPTNYFDLTNTEQGRILQFQQEILQLVVLGNDYKEICEKVCLLMEQLLDNAVASVMLLDKEKQCMNVFAAPSVPEACIVQLNGLRPGPGAGSCGNAVFRQEPVFVESTLDDPRWQNIRQLAIDFNILSCWSMPVRSKGGECVGSFALSSFEHRLPSTFHRKLLEIGSFIIGIALEQKKVNEQLYLSSKVFENSTEAIMIADANKIIISINKALHKITGYADEEIVGKSVTIVTSIRHGSNFFQKIWQSVKQHNHWYGEIWNRHKQGREYPAWFNIIPVRSKDGRISHYLINFSDITSKKKSDEIIWRQANYDSLTGLPNRNMFYDRLNHDIKNAARIGAGLAVLFIDLDRFKEVNDSLGHSVGDALLAEAAKRLSSCVRETDTVARLGGDEFTIILNGISEHRSAEKIMQMILLELAKPFHLNTKQAYVSASIGATFFPDDANNVEILIKNADQAMYAAKNNGRNCWSCFTSNMRTATEVRSRTAYELRNALRDQQLYLLYQPIVELATGNVYKAEALIRWQHPERGTVYPGEFISIAEETNLITDIGDWVFKQAVNQVALWQTHFNAGFQISINKSPKQFISKMSDWVNHLNERGLDGQSIIVEITENLLLDVHELVVKQLLNYRDAGVQVAIDDFGTGYSSLSYLKKFDIDYLKIDRSFISNLDSKSNDRILCEAVITMAHRLGMKVIAEGVETDLQKELLISMGCDFGQGNFFSKPMTADKFETLLLQ; the protein is encoded by the coding sequence ATGAGTAAGAATATTCTTGTGAATAAGGATTTATCCGCGCAGATTTTTGCACCGACCAATTATTTTGACCTGACCAATACCGAACAGGGCAGGATCCTCCAGTTTCAGCAAGAAATTCTTCAACTGGTGGTACTGGGAAATGATTACAAGGAAATCTGCGAGAAAGTCTGCTTGTTGATGGAGCAGCTGCTGGATAACGCGGTGGCATCGGTCATGCTATTAGACAAGGAAAAGCAATGCATGAATGTGTTTGCCGCACCCAGTGTTCCGGAAGCGTGCATTGTGCAGCTCAATGGCCTGCGTCCGGGTCCGGGAGCCGGCTCCTGCGGTAATGCCGTTTTCCGCCAGGAACCGGTTTTTGTCGAAAGCACGCTGGACGATCCGCGCTGGCAGAACATCCGCCAGCTGGCCATCGATTTCAATATTCTTTCCTGCTGGTCCATGCCGGTGCGCAGCAAAGGCGGCGAATGCGTCGGATCGTTTGCGCTGTCCAGTTTCGAGCATCGCTTACCCAGCACTTTTCACCGCAAGCTGCTGGAAATCGGTTCATTTATTATCGGTATCGCACTGGAACAAAAGAAAGTCAACGAGCAGTTATATCTTTCCAGCAAGGTTTTTGAAAACAGCACCGAAGCAATCATGATCGCGGATGCCAACAAGATCATCATCTCGATTAACAAAGCGCTGCACAAAATAACCGGTTATGCGGATGAAGAGATCGTCGGAAAATCTGTAACCATCGTTACATCCATCAGGCACGGCAGCAATTTTTTTCAGAAAATCTGGCAAAGCGTCAAGCAGCATAACCATTGGTATGGCGAAATCTGGAACCGGCACAAGCAGGGGCGCGAGTATCCGGCGTGGTTCAATATTATTCCGGTACGTAGCAAGGACGGACGGATCAGCCATTACCTGATCAACTTTTCCGATATCACCAGCAAGAAGAAATCGGATGAAATCATCTGGCGGCAAGCCAATTACGATTCATTGACCGGATTACCGAACCGCAATATGTTCTATGACCGGTTAAATCATGACATTAAAAATGCAGCCCGGATCGGCGCGGGATTGGCAGTGCTGTTTATCGATCTCGACCGCTTCAAGGAAGTAAACGATTCATTGGGGCATAGCGTGGGCGATGCGCTACTGGCGGAGGCAGCCAAGCGGCTAAGCAGCTGCGTGCGGGAAACCGATACCGTGGCGCGCCTGGGCGGGGACGAATTCACCATCATACTGAACGGCATCAGTGAGCATCGAAGTGCCGAAAAGATCATGCAAATGATCTTGCTGGAATTGGCCAAACCGTTTCATCTCAATACCAAGCAAGCGTATGTTTCCGCGAGTATCGGTGCCACGTTTTTCCCCGATGATGCCAATAATGTTGAAATATTGATTAAGAATGCCGACCAAGCCATGTATGCCGCCAAAAACAATGGCCGCAACTGCTGGAGTTGTTTCACATCGAATATGCGCACGGCAACCGAAGTCCGTTCGAGAACCGCGTACGAATTGCGCAACGCACTGCGGGATCAACAACTTTATTTGCTGTATCAACCGATCGTGGAACTGGCAACCGGCAATGTCTACAAAGCCGAAGCCCTGATCCGCTGGCAGCACCCGGAACGGGGCACTGTGTATCCGGGGGAATTTATCAGCATCGCGGAAGAAACCAATCTCATCACCGACATCGGCGACTGGGTCTTCAAACAAGCGGTCAATCAGGTTGCCCTCTGGCAAACCCATTTCAACGCCGGTTTTCAGATCAGCATCAATAAGTCACCCAAGCAATTCATCAGCAAAATGAGCGATTGGGTCAACCATCTCAATGAACGCGGCCTGGACGGGCAAAGTATCATCGTTGAAATCACCGAAAACTTGCTGCTCGATGTGCACGAATTGGTAGTTAAACAATTATTAAATTACCGCGATGCCGGCGTTCAGGTAGCCATTGATGATTTCGGCACAGGTTATTCTTCATTGTCCTATCTGAAGAAATTCGATATCGATTATCTCAAGATCGACCGTTCATTCATTTCCAATCTGGACAGCAAATCCAACGACAGAATTCTGTGCGAAGCGGTTATTACAATGGCGCACCGCTTGGGCATGAAGGTAATCGCCGAAGGCGTCGAAACCGATTTGCAAAAAGAATTATTGATTTCCATGGGCTGCGATTTCGGGCAAGGTAATTTTTTCAGCAAGCCGATGACTGCCGATAAATTTGAAACACTCCTTCTACAATAG